One genomic segment of Chitinophaga sancti includes these proteins:
- a CDS encoding alkaline phosphatase family protein, producing the protein MQHRIYLLLLLVGFIACNKGYDRMLDKKDYNDSTGVIARTPKILFLTIDGARGESVRDAGAPNLLALSEHAIYSWNSISDTIALRSTGWADLLTGVHKEKHGVIKEDFSNNHLQAYPVFFKYIKDREPKFRIAAYSSSDSLGQYLITDTDVNQTFADDDAAATQAILQELTIDTASMIFGQFSQVELAGRQYGYDVSVPEYKAAILQADENIGKIITVLRQRKTYASEDWLVIITAGNGGNYTIDPSNDDGTILSNTKVNTFTIYYSPRYAPSFLDRPYTGNRYTGKAVRLYGNTAASAVYAIVDSGKEDYNLGKDAEATIELKIKKNKTSAGDYSYTYPSVIGNNMSLDWWNNTGWNISLEVNAWGVHFGQNGAGFNMATASNISDGKWHDIAAVFVNRDNKRYLRLLTDGNFSTEADITSYGNFDTDAPLTLGYMPGNIVNNRWLDAYITEVKFWKAAIPDNIISEYVCAAELPSSHPYHDYLVGYWSCKDGYGNVFRDQSEWAHDFQIKGSYQWDDFSDLMCPSSANNLAQLVPQPVDPVRQILNWLQIAADTKWDLDGKVWVTSYVDINK; encoded by the coding sequence ATGCAGCACAGAATATACCTCCTCCTGCTACTGGTCGGCTTCATCGCCTGCAATAAAGGCTACGACCGTATGCTGGATAAGAAAGATTATAATGACAGTACCGGGGTTATAGCACGCACCCCCAAAATATTGTTCCTCACCATCGACGGTGCGCGGGGAGAATCTGTGAGAGATGCCGGTGCCCCCAACCTGCTGGCATTGTCAGAGCACGCCATCTACTCCTGGAACAGCATCAGTGATACCATTGCCTTGCGCAGTACCGGTTGGGCAGATCTGCTCACCGGGGTACACAAAGAAAAGCATGGTGTGATAAAAGAGGATTTCAGCAACAACCACCTGCAGGCATACCCTGTATTTTTCAAATATATCAAAGATAGGGAGCCTAAGTTCCGTATTGCAGCATACAGCTCCTCAGATAGTCTTGGTCAATATTTAATCACAGATACTGACGTCAATCAAACCTTTGCGGATGATGATGCAGCTGCTACCCAGGCTATCCTGCAGGAGTTAACGATCGATACTGCCAGTATGATATTTGGTCAGTTCTCGCAGGTGGAGCTGGCCGGACGCCAGTATGGATATGATGTGAGTGTACCCGAATATAAAGCGGCTATCTTACAGGCAGATGAAAATATCGGAAAGATCATCACGGTTCTCAGGCAGCGTAAGACGTATGCTTCCGAAGACTGGCTAGTGATCATTACTGCCGGTAATGGCGGGAATTACACCATCGATCCTTCAAATGATGATGGTACCATCCTGAGCAATACAAAGGTGAATACCTTCACGATCTATTACTCTCCCCGCTATGCGCCAAGTTTTTTAGACCGCCCATATACCGGTAACCGTTATACCGGCAAGGCGGTGCGTCTGTATGGAAATACTGCAGCCAGTGCAGTATATGCCATTGTTGACAGCGGAAAGGAAGATTATAACTTAGGCAAAGATGCAGAAGCGACGATAGAATTAAAAATCAAAAAGAACAAGACGTCCGCAGGTGATTATTCTTACACCTATCCTTCCGTCATAGGTAACAATATGTCGCTGGACTGGTGGAACAATACCGGGTGGAACATTTCGCTGGAAGTAAATGCCTGGGGTGTACACTTTGGTCAAAACGGTGCAGGATTTAATATGGCGACAGCCAGCAATATCAGTGATGGTAAATGGCATGACATTGCCGCTGTGTTTGTAAACAGGGATAATAAGCGGTACCTCCGCCTGCTAACAGATGGTAACTTCAGCACAGAAGCAGACATTACCAGCTATGGCAATTTCGATACAGATGCACCGCTTACATTAGGCTATATGCCTGGCAATATTGTGAATAACCGCTGGCTGGACGCTTATATCACAGAGGTGAAGTTCTGGAAAGCGGCGATTCCTGACAATATCATCAGTGAATATGTATGTGCGGCAGAATTGCCTTCCTCACATCCTTACCACGATTACCTTGTGGGTTACTGGTCATGCAAAGATGGGTATGGCAATGTGTTCAGGGATCAGAGTGAATGGGCGCATGACTTCCAGATCAAAGGTAGTTATCAGTGGGATGACTTCAGTGACCTGATGTGCCCAAGTAGTGCCAATAACCTTGCCCAGCTGGTGCCCCAGCCGGTAGATCCTGTACGTCAGATACTGAACTGGTTGCAGATAGCTGCTGATACCAAATGGGACCTGGATGGAAAAGTATGGGTCACTTCTTATGTAGATATTAACAAATAA
- a CDS encoding SusC/RagA family TonB-linked outer membrane protein: MRGLIKSAPLLLWLLGYLCLLSNAQNPVLVKGVIKDDTGTPLIGASVQEKGLPANGAQTNVDGHFQLTLKGNSNTLLVTFVGYKKEEVKVGKGDLSIVLKRESQSMNDVVIIGYQSVKRRNVTAAVSSISGKEIQDIPEASFDQMLQGRLAGVSVLSSTGEIGQRPAIVIRGATNVDYGNANGGNTGPLYVIDGVIFDVNTIGSSYSGTNPLSMINPNDIESIDVLKDASASAIYGARGGNGVIIVKTKRAKMGKPQVNIGGYVGMTTRPSFREVTTGAAERRLKMQLLNDNLSYLLTQQNTIPVQLTDSLNVAFNNDVDWQGLLIRDNAIVNSEDVSVAGYLGSSNYRLSLNHYNEQGMLKGFSIDRMAPSFNISTNPLKNLGITANILLSSERRKHGTGGQAGQLFSSWNLPTSFAHLTDEQYALYTGQVNPYDDNRIFSFNGSIGLTDTIVRNLVLHSTYAANNFMDKWDYFSPATLNGLQNTAYSIYSNNPSWSFENYLDYDLHVRDHHFNVVAGASAYDFKNYYSYASAAGINVTGITTLQTVPAGTSLYVSTTNQEKTTVSYYGRLSYDYKNRYIISGTVRRDASSIYSPQYRWGTFPSVSAGWIASDEPFFEPVKKVVSFLKFRASWGITGNDPGSFYAKYQALSTNASYVGGTTGVLYNYGAYTTVGGIPSTYNGTTVISPYGNTGNYLNNGVSASTSVRWEKYIQPDLGIDITLLNNRINLTMDWYRKDAKDKYFYNIPAQATTGYQYYSGNFVDVRNEGLEIGINTNNLSPRSAFQWSTSFNISFNKNYVTKLPNNNRDFMFGETWFQQTFTVGEPLFNYKVYKIDGSFANDASVPTDPITGRKLTYMGTTLHGGDPRYIDMNGDYNIDYDDKVIAGNPMPKITGGFGNTFTYKGLSLNIFCSFLTGRKIFNGYLSDALNGSKLYQYSWGSNAGPAALTSLLNQFWMHEGDQTKYPTLVTNVNNDRYNIASSYFVEDGSFLKIKQATLSYTLPQSIIKHIKVRGLSVYGMGENLVTFKKAATIPDPELVDPTTGSSNIAYPSALKFTLGVRVEL, from the coding sequence ATGAGGGGACTCATTAAATCTGCGCCACTACTATTGTGGCTGCTAGGCTATTTATGCCTGTTGTCCAATGCACAAAACCCTGTCTTAGTAAAGGGGGTAATAAAAGATGATACCGGCACACCACTGATTGGAGCCAGTGTACAGGAAAAAGGCCTGCCGGCAAACGGTGCGCAAACAAATGTTGATGGCCACTTTCAGCTCACCCTGAAAGGTAATTCAAATACCCTGCTGGTTACATTTGTAGGGTACAAAAAAGAAGAAGTAAAAGTAGGAAAAGGTGACCTCAGCATTGTACTGAAACGCGAAAGCCAGTCAATGAATGATGTGGTAATCATCGGCTACCAGAGCGTGAAAAGACGAAACGTTACGGCTGCCGTATCCTCCATTTCCGGGAAGGAAATTCAGGATATTCCTGAAGCCAGTTTTGACCAGATGCTGCAGGGCAGACTAGCGGGTGTAAGCGTCTTATCAAGTACAGGTGAGATAGGGCAACGACCTGCCATCGTGATACGTGGCGCCACTAATGTGGATTACGGCAATGCGAATGGGGGCAACACCGGACCGCTGTATGTAATAGATGGTGTGATCTTCGATGTCAACACCATTGGTAGTTCTTACTCAGGTACCAACCCACTGAGCATGATCAATCCCAACGACATCGAATCTATCGACGTTTTGAAAGATGCTTCTGCTTCTGCTATCTATGGCGCCCGTGGGGGAAATGGCGTTATTATCGTGAAAACGAAACGCGCTAAGATGGGTAAGCCACAGGTGAATATAGGCGGTTATGTGGGCATGACTACCCGCCCTTCATTTAGAGAAGTAACGACCGGCGCCGCAGAGAGACGATTGAAAATGCAGTTGCTCAATGATAACCTGAGTTATCTGCTCACACAACAGAATACAATTCCCGTTCAATTGACAGATAGCCTGAATGTGGCTTTCAATAATGATGTAGACTGGCAGGGATTACTGATCCGTGATAATGCAATTGTGAATAGCGAAGATGTTTCAGTAGCCGGCTATTTAGGCTCTTCCAATTATCGCCTGTCCCTGAACCATTATAATGAACAGGGCATGCTCAAAGGTTTTTCAATAGACAGGATGGCCCCTTCTTTCAATATATCCACCAATCCCCTGAAGAATTTAGGGATCACTGCAAACATCCTTCTGAGCTCTGAACGCCGTAAGCATGGCACTGGCGGACAGGCTGGCCAGCTATTTAGCTCGTGGAACCTGCCTACCTCTTTTGCTCACCTTACAGATGAACAATATGCATTGTATACAGGACAGGTTAATCCGTATGATGATAACCGGATCTTTAGTTTCAATGGATCCATTGGTCTGACGGATACGATTGTGCGCAACCTGGTACTGCATAGCACATATGCTGCGAATAACTTTATGGATAAATGGGATTATTTTTCACCTGCTACGCTGAATGGATTACAGAATACTGCTTATTCCATTTACAGTAATAATCCTTCGTGGTCATTTGAAAATTACCTGGATTACGATCTGCATGTCAGGGACCATCATTTCAATGTAGTAGCAGGGGCTTCCGCATATGATTTCAAAAATTATTACAGCTATGCATCGGCTGCTGGTATAAATGTAACAGGTATTACTACCCTACAGACGGTGCCGGCAGGTACCAGCCTCTATGTGTCGACTACGAACCAGGAAAAGACAACTGTGTCTTACTACGGCCGTTTGTCTTATGATTATAAGAATCGTTACATCATTTCTGGTACGGTTCGTCGTGATGCCAGTTCTATTTATAGTCCGCAGTATCGCTGGGGTACTTTCCCATCTGTATCAGCAGGCTGGATCGCATCGGATGAACCATTCTTTGAGCCTGTTAAAAAAGTGGTGAGTTTTCTCAAATTCAGAGCCAGCTGGGGTATTACGGGAAATGATCCGGGTAGCTTTTATGCCAAGTACCAGGCACTATCTACCAATGCTTCTTACGTAGGTGGTACAACCGGTGTATTGTACAACTATGGAGCTTATACTACAGTAGGCGGCATTCCTTCTACCTACAATGGTACTACGGTCATATCACCTTATGGAAATACCGGCAATTACCTGAACAATGGAGTAAGTGCCAGTACCAGCGTAAGATGGGAAAAATATATTCAGCCTGATCTGGGTATAGATATCACGCTCTTAAATAACAGGATCAATCTGACCATGGACTGGTACCGCAAGGATGCGAAAGATAAATATTTCTACAACATCCCGGCACAGGCCACTACAGGTTATCAGTACTATTCCGGCAACTTTGTGGATGTGCGCAATGAAGGATTGGAAATAGGCATTAACACGAATAATCTTTCTCCCAGGTCAGCCTTCCAGTGGAGTACCAGTTTTAATATTTCCTTCAATAAAAACTATGTAACAAAGCTGCCTAACAACAACCGTGATTTCATGTTCGGCGAAACCTGGTTCCAGCAAACATTCACAGTGGGAGAACCTTTGTTCAATTACAAAGTATATAAGATAGACGGTTCCTTCGCCAACGATGCCAGTGTGCCTACCGATCCGATTACGGGCAGGAAACTCACTTATATGGGTACGACCCTGCATGGCGGCGATCCCCGCTATATCGACATGAATGGGGACTACAACATCGATTATGATGATAAGGTCATAGCAGGAAATCCGATGCCGAAGATAACCGGTGGATTTGGGAATACATTTACATACAAAGGTCTTAGTTTAAATATTTTCTGTTCCTTCCTCACTGGCAGAAAGATCTTCAATGGTTATCTCTCCGATGCATTGAATGGTAGTAAACTGTATCAATATTCCTGGGGCAGTAATGCCGGACCGGCAGCATTAACATCGCTATTGAATCAGTTCTGGATGCATGAAGGTGATCAGACAAAATATCCTACACTAGTAACCAATGTGAATAACGACCGGTATAATATTGCCAGTTCTTACTTCGTGGAAGATGGTAGTTTCCTGAAAATAAAGCAGGCTACGCTGAGTTATACCTTACCCCAATCAATCATTAAGCATATTAAAGTCAGAGGATTGAGTGTATATGGTATGGGTGAAAACCTGGTGACCTTCAAGAAAGCTGCCACCATACCAGATCCTGAGCTGGTAGATCCGACCACCGGCTCATCTAATATCGCTTATCCATCAGCGCTCAAATTTACCTTGGGTGTACGTGTTGAACTTTAA
- a CDS encoding O-acetyl-ADP-ribose deacetylase: MKLELIQGDITKIEADAIVNAANTSLMGGGGVDGAIHRAGGTAILEDCRKIIARQGKCATGQAVTTTAGNLPAKYVIHTVGPVWNGKPKEEELLANAYRNSLEQAVAHDVKTIAFPNISTGIYHFPKDKAAQIAITTVREFSAKNSTIEKVIFVCFDRENYDLYKSLL, translated from the coding sequence ATGAAACTCGAACTCATTCAGGGAGATATCACTAAAATTGAAGCAGATGCAATCGTAAATGCCGCCAATACTTCCCTTATGGGAGGTGGAGGTGTAGACGGCGCTATTCATCGCGCCGGCGGCACTGCCATACTCGAAGACTGCCGGAAGATCATTGCCCGCCAGGGCAAATGTGCTACCGGACAGGCGGTGACGACCACAGCCGGAAATCTGCCAGCCAAATATGTTATCCACACAGTAGGGCCTGTATGGAATGGCAAACCGAAAGAAGAAGAATTACTGGCCAATGCTTATCGCAATAGTTTGGAACAGGCTGTGGCACACGATGTGAAAACCATCGCGTTTCCTAATATCAGCACAGGTATTTACCACTTTCCAAAAGATAAAGCAGCACAAATAGCTATCACTACAGTAAGAGAATTTTCCGCAAAAAATAGTACAATCGAAAAGGTAATCTTTGTATGTTTCGACCGGGAAAATTACGACCTGTATAAATCCCTATTATAA
- a CDS encoding BT_3987 domain-containing protein: protein MRHYIFLLLILFACKKNDRFKDEQLSPVNVAISSENGIVNIPGSDNYTKATDDITIPVKLVFSAAAPKIFTVNIGVDNDTVNTLINHQQLGDAVLLDESYYTLPRSAEIRFGLDTFSVPVKVSMQAIERYYGHDLALAVRLSDATKGNTLDASGQMAIILIHTDKVIAASEIHYLYFTKAGSVLLEPDGTDHTLGNTEVTLPVSVTLGGTAGGAFSINLSAAPDTAQALIDNGTLPGSVLLASGTDYTLPATVNFPANTNVAKFNLTVKTASITNNVNNKPVLAIQLSDPTRHLLDSSKSVIVLELDPSKLIETDITNQNIKYTTQYDNGNANENSPKLIDNNINTKFLLGSFSTVWAMLEFDTPQTTGAYTMTSANDAPDRDPKDWTIEGSNNGTDWVVVDKRVNQNFGSRFLTVKYSFSNQDAYKFYRLYVTATNGSSLWQQAEWRLIKRP, encoded by the coding sequence ATGCGCCATTATATATTTCTACTGTTAATTTTGTTTGCCTGTAAAAAAAATGACCGGTTTAAGGATGAGCAGTTAAGCCCTGTCAATGTCGCTATCAGCAGTGAGAATGGGATTGTGAATATACCGGGATCGGATAACTATACCAAGGCGACAGATGATATTACCATTCCGGTTAAGCTCGTATTTTCTGCTGCCGCACCAAAGATCTTTACGGTGAATATTGGTGTGGATAACGATACTGTCAATACCCTGATTAATCACCAGCAACTGGGTGATGCTGTATTACTGGATGAATCTTATTACACACTGCCACGTTCTGCTGAAATCCGCTTTGGACTGGATACATTCAGTGTTCCGGTAAAGGTAAGTATGCAGGCGATAGAACGGTATTATGGTCATGATCTGGCACTGGCAGTTCGTTTGTCTGACGCTACCAAGGGGAATACGCTGGATGCATCAGGGCAAATGGCGATCATTCTCATTCATACGGATAAGGTGATTGCTGCATCGGAGATCCACTATCTTTATTTCACCAAAGCAGGATCAGTATTATTAGAACCAGATGGTACAGATCATACACTGGGTAATACAGAAGTGACATTGCCAGTTAGTGTTACGCTGGGTGGTACAGCTGGTGGCGCATTCTCCATCAACCTCTCTGCTGCACCCGATACGGCACAGGCGCTTATTGATAATGGTACGTTGCCTGGATCTGTGCTGTTGGCATCAGGAACAGATTATACATTGCCAGCCACGGTGAATTTTCCAGCCAATACCAATGTGGCAAAATTCAATCTCACAGTGAAGACAGCTTCCATCACCAATAATGTTAACAACAAACCTGTATTGGCGATTCAACTCAGTGATCCTACCCGTCACCTGCTGGACTCTTCCAAAAGTGTCATTGTGTTAGAACTGGATCCTTCCAAACTGATAGAAACTGATATTACCAATCAAAATATCAAATACACAACACAGTACGATAATGGCAATGCCAATGAGAATTCTCCAAAATTGATCGATAATAATATCAATACAAAGTTCCTGTTAGGTAGTTTCTCTACTGTATGGGCGATGCTGGAATTTGATACACCACAGACCACTGGTGCTTACACCATGACTTCAGCGAACGATGCTCCTGATCGTGATCCTAAAGACTGGACGATAGAAGGTTCCAACAATGGTACAGACTGGGTGGTAGTAGATAAGCGGGTAAATCAGAACTTTGGCTCCCGGTTCCTGACGGTGAAATACTCCTTCTCCAACCAGGATGCATACAAGTTCTACCGCCTGTATGTAACTGCGACAAATGGTAGTTCTCTCTGGCAACAGGCAGAATGGCGGCTGATAAAACGGCCCTGA
- a CDS encoding glycoside hydrolase family 172 protein yields MRKFPLLLLLVVVFSLQVSSQGLDNLYRLSNAKTRSISPENLTGEKGKGGMASPSKNAPPNTANASDAARDLGQGWKVNPFIIIKPGQTFTLAEISGSGAIQHIWMTPTGVWRYSILRIYWDDEKSPSVECPVGDFFGMAWNEYAPLTSLPICVNPGSAFNSYWQMPFRKKCRITMENINTEQMTLYYQVDYELRDVPSDEGYFHAQFRRANPDTTGDYVLVDNIQGKGQYVGTFFAIGVNNNGWWGEGEIKFFMDGDKQFPTICGTGTEDYFCGSYNFDRNGKYVPFCTPYSGLHQVIRPDGDYHTRQRFGMYRWHIADPVRFDKDLRVTIQDLGWRSGGRYLKQQSDISSVVYWYQTEPHQPFPTLPSKDALEVN; encoded by the coding sequence ATGAGAAAGTTCCCGTTATTATTGCTCTTAGTAGTAGTTTTTAGCCTACAGGTCTCTTCACAAGGTCTTGACAATCTATACCGCCTTTCCAATGCCAAAACACGTAGTATCAGTCCTGAAAACCTGACAGGCGAGAAAGGTAAAGGAGGTATGGCATCGCCCTCCAAAAATGCACCCCCTAACACAGCCAATGCATCTGATGCTGCCCGCGATCTGGGTCAGGGCTGGAAAGTAAATCCCTTCATCATCATCAAACCCGGTCAGACATTTACACTGGCAGAAATCAGTGGTTCCGGTGCTATACAACATATCTGGATGACACCAACGGGTGTATGGCGCTACAGTATTCTGCGCATTTACTGGGACGATGAAAAATCGCCTTCCGTTGAATGCCCGGTAGGCGATTTCTTTGGTATGGCCTGGAATGAGTATGCACCATTAACTTCATTGCCCATCTGTGTAAATCCTGGCAGTGCTTTCAATAGTTACTGGCAGATGCCGTTCAGAAAGAAATGCCGCATCACCATGGAAAATATCAATACAGAGCAAATGACACTGTATTATCAGGTAGATTATGAACTGAGAGATGTTCCATCAGATGAAGGGTATTTCCATGCACAATTTCGCCGTGCAAATCCTGATACTACCGGAGATTATGTACTGGTAGATAATATACAGGGTAAGGGGCAATATGTAGGTACTTTCTTCGCGATTGGTGTGAATAACAATGGTTGGTGGGGAGAAGGTGAAATCAAGTTTTTCATGGATGGCGACAAACAATTCCCGACTATCTGTGGCACAGGTACAGAAGATTATTTCTGTGGTTCTTACAACTTTGACAGGAATGGTAAATACGTACCTTTCTGCACACCTTATAGTGGCCTGCACCAGGTGATCCGTCCGGACGGTGATTATCATACCCGTCAGCGATTTGGGATGTATCGCTGGCATATAGCAGATCCTGTCAGATTTGATAAAGATCTGCGTGTCACAATACAGGATCTGGGTTGGCGGAGTGGTGGCCGGTATTTAAAACAGCAGTCTGATATATCTTCGGTTGTATACTGGTATCAGACAGAGCCTCATCAACCCTTCCCCACATTGCCATCAAAAGATGCACTGGAAGTGAATTGA
- a CDS encoding DUF5008 domain-containing protein produces MKIPAYILAVSIALSACSKKDKVYPDPYAGGRAPLGVTLSTDAPAPSEATVGTVITFKGKGLLPHKDSIHFNFNGEAGEIVAVDTTGIQVKVPATGSTGVTSVSIGDQVFIGPVFKVKGNLDIDNTWKGVVGSSSWVNDLYRFSDGRILLIGDFLDYEHKGVVKPIGRIVLISKDGEIDRSLQSGRGSDGSLSTIAALPSGKLVVGGSFASYDIHLAEMHNITVLNANGSIDSTVVNTFEGKDTVPAFNGGTDGNISRVFVHENKITAIGSFSYYEQYVYGISDYLHERDSLVVDSVPVRNLIRFFPDGSLDSSFNYNTALHKSNNGPNGPIADAFMQDDGKLIIVGRFTRYNGMDAPYIARINTDGSLDQGFGGAGADNTIASIRYNATTQRFVLAGAFRKFDGVDHHGLVMLKTDGTVDPQLTPLPMGTDVSYRQAQQLNNGLIVVSGYFNKYGNVHRSGFMVLNPDGSLAAGYNNTADFSGSLTRVFETTNSSGQTQTLITGLFSTFNRVQITNVVRLLFK; encoded by the coding sequence ATGAAAATACCCGCTTATATACTGGCTGTCAGCATAGCACTTAGTGCCTGTAGTAAAAAGGATAAAGTCTACCCGGATCCCTATGCGGGCGGACGTGCGCCACTGGGAGTGACACTCAGTACAGATGCACCTGCTCCTTCAGAAGCAACGGTTGGCACCGTTATTACTTTCAAAGGCAAAGGATTGCTGCCACACAAGGATAGTATTCATTTCAACTTCAATGGCGAAGCAGGTGAAATAGTCGCTGTAGATACTACCGGCATCCAGGTGAAAGTGCCTGCTACTGGTAGTACAGGGGTGACCAGTGTATCGATTGGGGATCAGGTCTTTATCGGACCGGTATTCAAAGTAAAGGGCAACCTTGATATTGATAATACGTGGAAAGGGGTAGTAGGTAGCAGCAGCTGGGTGAATGATCTATACCGTTTTTCAGACGGCCGCATACTCCTTATTGGCGACTTCCTGGATTATGAACACAAAGGTGTGGTAAAACCTATAGGTCGTATAGTACTTATCTCCAAAGATGGTGAAATAGATCGCTCGCTGCAATCAGGCAGAGGGTCCGATGGTTCACTCAGCACGATCGCAGCACTGCCCAGTGGCAAGCTGGTAGTGGGTGGCAGCTTTGCATCGTACGATATACACCTGGCAGAAATGCACAACATTACGGTATTGAATGCGAATGGTTCAATAGATTCTACAGTCGTAAATACATTTGAAGGGAAAGATACAGTGCCTGCATTCAATGGTGGAACAGATGGCAATATCTCCAGGGTGTTTGTACATGAAAATAAGATCACTGCAATTGGATCATTCAGTTATTATGAGCAATACGTGTATGGAATATCCGACTATTTGCATGAGCGGGATTCGCTGGTGGTAGACAGTGTTCCTGTCAGGAACCTGATACGCTTTTTCCCGGATGGGTCGCTTGACTCTTCCTTCAACTACAATACAGCCCTGCACAAAAGTAATAATGGTCCAAACGGACCTATTGCCGATGCATTCATGCAGGACGATGGTAAACTGATTATTGTAGGGCGCTTTACCCGTTACAATGGTATGGATGCTCCCTACATTGCCCGTATCAATACCGATGGCAGTCTTGATCAGGGATTTGGTGGTGCCGGTGCAGACAATACCATCGCCAGTATCCGCTACAATGCCACTACCCAACGATTTGTACTGGCGGGTGCGTTCCGCAAATTTGACGGAGTTGATCATCATGGATTGGTCATGCTGAAAACAGATGGTACGGTCGATCCGCAACTGACGCCGTTGCCTATGGGAACTGATGTGAGTTACAGGCAGGCGCAGCAACTGAACAATGGATTGATTGTAGTGAGTGGTTATTTCAATAAGTATGGCAATGTTCATCGTAGTGGATTCATGGTATTAAACCCTGATGGCTCGCTTGCGGCAGGCTATAACAATACGGCTGATTTTAGTGGCAGTCTGACCAGAGTATTTGAAACTACCAATTCTTCCGGTCAGACGCAGACCCTCATCACAGGGCTTTTCAGTACGTTCAACAGGGTACAGATCACCAATGTAGTAAGGTTACTCTTTAAGTAA